A single genomic interval of Ignavibacteria bacterium harbors:
- a CDS encoding CoA-binding protein yields MDYCEILKHAKNIAVVGISSKLGRDSGLIANFLRDKGYNVVGVNPIEKDFNGFKVYKSLKEVPFKVDIVDIFRRSEFVDEIVDEAIEVGAKVIWMQLGVENEHARSKAIAAGMQVVMNHCIAVEYRNCNF; encoded by the coding sequence ATGGATTACTGTGAAATATTAAAACATGCAAAAAATATTGCGGTTGTCGGAATATCGAGCAAGCTAGGAAGGGATTCCGGATTAATTGCGAATTTTTTAAGAGATAAAGGATATAATGTTGTTGGTGTAAATCCTATTGAGAAGGATTTTAATGGTTTCAAAGTTTATAAATCATTAAAGGAAGTACCTTTTAAGGTGGACATTGTTGATATTTTTCGCCGCTCGGAATTTGTTGATGAAATTGTTGATGAAGCAATCGAAGTTGGAGCAAAAGTGATCTGGATGCAGCTTGGTGTCGAAAATGAGCACGCGCGCAGTAAAGCTATCGCTGCAGGAATGCAGGTTGTGATGAATCACTGTATTGCCGTTGAATACAGGAATTGTAATTTTTAG